One window of Gloeothece citriformis PCC 7424 genomic DNA carries:
- a CDS encoding dienelactone hydrolase family protein — protein MQITKRNIELRVDDSLMRVYLVAPKVPGQYPGILFYSDIYQLGGPITRLADRLAGYGYVVAAPEIFHRLEPIGAIIEPDDLGKMRGNDDARRTAISEYDGDAKAVIEFLKQESLVIPEKIGTMGFCIGGHLAFRAAFQKEIKASVCCYPTGIHSGKLGKGIADTKERMKEIEGEVLIIFGTVDPHVPPEGRQEIIQTLEQAGVSHKILIYEADHTFMRDDGYRYDPVATDTAWSEITTFFKRVLG, from the coding sequence ATGCAAATTACCAAACGAAATATCGAATTAAGAGTAGATGATAGTTTAATGCGAGTGTATTTAGTCGCGCCTAAAGTGCCGGGTCAATATCCTGGGATTTTATTTTACTCCGATATTTACCAATTAGGGGGGCCAATCACCCGGTTAGCCGATCGACTGGCGGGTTATGGATATGTGGTTGCTGCTCCCGAAATATTCCATCGTTTAGAACCCATCGGCGCGATCATTGAACCCGACGATCTCGGAAAAATGCGAGGCAATGACGACGCTCGACGGACGGCCATTTCGGAGTATGATGGGGATGCTAAAGCGGTCATCGAATTTCTCAAACAAGAGAGTCTGGTTATTCCCGAAAAAATAGGGACAATGGGGTTTTGTATTGGCGGACATTTAGCCTTTCGTGCGGCATTTCAAAAAGAAATAAAAGCGAGTGTTTGTTGTTATCCTACGGGAATACATAGCGGAAAATTAGGGAAAGGGATCGCCGATACAAAAGAGCGTATGAAGGAAATAGAGGGAGAAGTTTTAATTATTTTTGGCACAGTTGATCCTCATGTTCCCCCAGAAGGCCGCCAAGAAATTATTCAAACTCTTGAACAAGCCGGCGTATCTCACAAAATTCTCATTTATGAAGCCGATCATACCTTTATGCGGGATGATGGATATCGTTATGATCCGGTCGCAACTGACACAGCTTGGTCAGAAATTACAACTTTTTTCAAAAGAGTTTTGGGTTAA
- the ppk1 gene encoding polyphosphate kinase 1 — MDTATNHTSDINLKAHQYYFNRELSWLEFNYRVLYEALDSRTPLLERLKFSAIFCSNLDEFFMVRIAGLKQQEEVGVTQLTPDGRTPTQQLKDISDRLRPLVAQQDQNFEYTLKNQLVAHGIYLIHYVDLNQEQRTYLQDYFQDHIFPVLTPLAVDPSHPFPYISNLSLNLAVVVRDPDTDKELFARVKVPNVLPRFIELPKELKQQQNEKPSIWTGVPLEQIIAHNLEALFPGMIIQECHPFRVTRNADLEVEEDEADDLLLAIEQELRKRRVGKSAVRLEIHASTPENIKHRLMQDLGLEDMDVYEVEGLLGHKDLFYFMSLPCPDLKDPHWNAVIPPWVKHIYYLRKENQNEDIPDGTDIFSVIRKQDMLVHHPYQSFSATVQEFITEAAYDPNVQAIKMTLYRTSGDSPIVKALIAAAENGKQVVALVELKARFDEENNIHWARQLEQAGVHVVYGLVGLKTHTKTVLIVRQEEDEIRRYVHIGTGNYNPKTAKLYTDLGLFSCREELGADLTDLFNFLTGYSRQKSYNKLLVAPVNMRQRMIEKIRREANHCREGASGRIVAKMNALVDPEMIETLYEASQAGVQIDLIIRGICCLRPGIEGVSESIRVISIIGRFLEHSRIFYFHNGGQEEVYIGSADWMTRNLSRRVEAVTPVEDPAIMKELQEIMGIMLSDNRQAWELMPDGSYVQRRPEDDKYEQSTHNTLMKMALKSVRME, encoded by the coding sequence ATGGACACAGCCACCAACCACACCTCTGACATTAATCTTAAAGCTCATCAGTATTACTTTAATCGAGAACTAAGCTGGTTAGAATTCAACTATCGAGTCTTATATGAAGCCTTAGACTCCCGCACCCCCCTTTTAGAACGGCTGAAATTTAGTGCGATCTTTTGCTCAAACCTAGATGAATTTTTCATGGTGAGAATAGCCGGACTCAAACAACAAGAAGAAGTCGGCGTAACCCAACTGACTCCCGACGGAAGAACTCCCACGCAACAACTCAAAGATATTAGCGATCGCTTGCGTCCGTTAGTTGCTCAACAAGACCAGAACTTTGAATATACCCTAAAAAATCAATTAGTAGCGCATGGAATTTATTTAATACATTACGTCGATCTTAATCAAGAACAACGAACTTATTTACAGGACTATTTTCAAGATCATATTTTTCCCGTTTTAACCCCTTTAGCGGTCGATCCGTCTCATCCTTTTCCTTACATTTCTAATCTGAGTCTCAATTTAGCGGTTGTTGTGCGAGATCCAGACACAGATAAAGAACTGTTTGCTCGGGTTAAAGTTCCTAATGTTTTACCCCGTTTTATCGAGTTACCCAAAGAACTGAAACAACAGCAAAACGAGAAACCCTCTATCTGGACAGGAGTTCCTTTAGAACAGATCATTGCCCATAATTTAGAGGCTTTATTTCCGGGGATGATTATTCAAGAATGTCATCCTTTTCGGGTCACTCGAAATGCAGATTTAGAAGTAGAAGAAGATGAAGCGGATGATTTACTCTTAGCCATCGAACAAGAGTTACGAAAAAGACGAGTTGGAAAGTCAGCCGTTCGCTTAGAAATTCATGCTTCTACTCCAGAAAATATTAAACATAGATTAATGCAAGATTTGGGATTAGAAGATATGGATGTCTATGAAGTAGAGGGATTATTAGGACATAAAGACTTATTTTATTTTATGTCTTTACCTTGTCCTGACTTAAAAGATCCCCATTGGAATGCAGTCATTCCCCCTTGGGTAAAACATATTTATTATCTTCGTAAAGAAAATCAAAATGAAGATATTCCAGACGGGACAGATATCTTTAGTGTCATTCGTAAACAGGATATGTTAGTTCATCATCCCTATCAATCTTTTAGTGCTACAGTTCAAGAATTTATCACAGAAGCGGCTTATGATCCGAATGTACAGGCGATCAAAATGACCTTGTATCGGACATCGGGAGATTCTCCCATTGTTAAAGCTTTAATTGCTGCGGCTGAAAATGGTAAACAGGTGGTTGCTTTAGTAGAATTAAAAGCCCGTTTTGATGAAGAAAATAATATTCACTGGGCTAGACAATTAGAACAAGCGGGAGTTCATGTTGTCTATGGATTAGTGGGACTAAAAACCCATACTAAAACGGTTTTAATTGTGCGTCAAGAAGAAGATGAAATCCGTCGTTATGTTCATATTGGGACGGGAAATTATAACCCTAAAACTGCCAAATTATATACGGATTTAGGGTTGTTTAGTTGTCGAGAAGAACTGGGAGCGGATTTAACCGACTTATTTAATTTCTTAACTGGATATTCTCGGCAAAAGTCCTACAATAAATTATTAGTTGCTCCGGTTAATATGCGTCAGCGCATGATCGAAAAGATTCGTCGAGAAGCTAATCATTGTCGGGAAGGAGCAAGCGGTCGAATTGTAGCCAAAATGAACGCTTTAGTCGATCCTGAAATGATTGAAACCCTTTATGAAGCGTCTCAAGCCGGAGTGCAAATTGATCTGATTATTCGGGGAATTTGTTGTTTACGACCCGGAATAGAAGGAGTCAGTGAATCGATTCGAGTGATTAGTATTATTGGTCGTTTCCTCGAACATTCTCGAATTTTTTACTTTCATAATGGAGGTCAAGAAGAAGTCTATATTGGCAGTGCGGACTGGATGACTCGTAACTTAAGCCGGCGAGTAGAGGCGGTTACTCCGGTTGAAGATCCGGCGATCATGAAAGAGTTACAGGAAATTATGGGCATTATGCTCTCAGATAACCGTCAAGCGTGGGAATTAATGCCTGATGGGAGTTATGTACAACGCCGTCCTGAAGATGATAAGTATGAACAAAGCACTCATAATACTTTGATGAAAATGGCTTTAAAATCGGTAAGAATGGAATAG